One Schistocerca piceifrons isolate TAMUIC-IGC-003096 chromosome 11, iqSchPice1.1, whole genome shotgun sequence genomic window carries:
- the LOC124719663 gene encoding zinc finger protein 492-like, with amino-acid sequence MVMFPLVPVCDSVNVVFESQLTRCSEVVKIIYNGGSICFGKLKILPFLPHTVGICHRSKLICSKLEDMILTTVIFWLIQSTIESCDSTLQETVGLGVLLDEMEIHTEKSSNFATCGTHTEGLTSQEDTLFGTRLSYSLRGMEFDTFSCSFCLQSFPTKYRLIMHVFTHIDGVQVPAYICKSCGEVFPSNDRLSKHLKMSECDELLSADNNEKYDYSEDHENIISLENDRAVSAMEEQTSSKETSEPLKKSFNDTSIIHTVTLAQGMSDGSGDCETLATSGNVNVDTILLPAKRLHKCDECGRCFTRLDHLKTHAVIHTGVRPHRCNICGKSFSQSGNLKRHLLIHSGKKPHKCATCGKSFTVLSSLKIHSSIHTGKKPHLCDICGKAFTVSSNLKTHSLTHTGERPHKCSVCGKNFTSLVALKRHVFIHTGKRPHKCDVCGKCFNDLSSLKKHTLIHTGRRPHRCVICCKSFAESNNLKKHTLIHSGQRPHKCDICGKSFTESGTLKKHIFVHTGSRHHKCDVCGKSFSLLGTLKIHALLHTGNRQYKCDTCGKCFTMLSNLRTHTRIHTGVRPYKCNVCGKSFTESRTLKKHEVIHIGKRSHRCDVCGKSFIHYRNLKSHEIIHTGERPHKCSVCGKLFTQSGNRNKHVLIHTRKGPHKYGSRGK; translated from the exons ATGGTGATGTTCCCATTGGTACCAGTGTGTGATTCAGTTAATGTTGTTTTTGAATCTCAATTGACCAGATGTTCagaagttgtaaagataatttacaaTGGTGGCTCTATATGTTTTGGCAAGCTAAAAATACTACCCTTCCTGCCACACA cTGTTGGTATTTGTCATAGAAGCAAACTTATTTGTAGTAAGTTGGAGGATATGATTTTGACAACTGTAATATTTTG GTTAATTCAAAGTACTATTGAGAGCTGTGACAGTACACTTCAAGAAACAGTTGGTCTAGGAGTGCTCCTTGATGAGATGGAGATACACacagagaaatcatcaaatttcgcCACATGCGGTACTCATACAGAAGGATTAACTTCTCAAGAAGACACCTTATTCGGCACCAGATTAAGTTATAGTTTAAGGGGAATGGAATTTGATACGTTCAGTTGTAGTTTCTGTCTGCAGAGCTTCCCTACAAAATACAGACTTATAATGCATGTCTTCACCCACATTGATGGTGTGCAGGTTCCTGCATACATTTGTAAGTCCTGTGGTGAGGTATTTCCCAGTAATGATAGGTTGAGCAAACATTTGAAAATGAGTGAGTGTGATGAGCTTTTATCTGCAGACAATAATGAGAAATATGACTACAGTGAGGACCATGAAAATATTATCAGCTTGGAAAATGATAGAGCAGTGTCTGCCATGGAGGAGCAGACTTCATCCAAGGAAACTTCGGAACCTTTGAAGAAATCCTTTAATGACACATCTATCATCCATACAGTGACACTTGCACAAGGGATGTCAGACGGGAGTGGTGATTGTGAAACCTTAGCTACAAGTGGTAATGTCAATGTCGACACTATTTTACTCCCTGCGAAGAGACTGCACAAATGTGATGAATGTGGCAGATGTTTTACTCGGTTGGATCATCTCAAGACCCATGCCGTAATACATACTGGTGTAAGACCACACAGATGCAATATTTGTGGAAAGTCATTTAGTCAGTCTGGCAATCTCAAGAGACATTTATTAATACActctggaaagaaacctcacaaatgtgcaaCTTGTGGTAAATCTTTTACTGTACTTAGTTCTCTGAAGATACACTCCTCCATACACACAGGAAAGAAACCCCATTTATGCGATATCTGCGGCAAAGCTTTTACTGTGTCGAGTAATCTTAAAACCCATTCATTAACACATACTGGGGAGAGACCACACAAATGTAGCGTTTGTGGCAAAAATTTTACTTCGTTGGTTGCTCTCAAGAGACATGTCTTTATACACACTGGAAAGCGACCCCACAAATGCGATGTTTGTGGCAAATGTTTTAATGATTTGAGTTCTCTGAAAAAACACACATTAATACATACTGGAAGGAGACCTCACAGATGCGTTATTTGTTGCAAATCTTTTGCTGAATCCAATAATCTCAAGAAACATACCTTAATTCATTCAGGACAGAGACCTCacaaatgtgatatttgtggaaAATCTTTTACCGAATCAGGGACTCTAAAaaaacacatatttgtacacactgGCAGTAGACATCACAAGTGTGATGTCTGTGGCAAATCGTTTTCCTTGTTGGGTACTCTCAAGATCCATGCATTACTCCACACAGGAAATAGACAGTACAAATGTGATACATGTGGCAAATGTTTCACTATGTTGAGTAACCTCAGGACCCACACGCGAATACACACTGGGGTGAGACCCTACAAATGTAATGTTTGTGGCAAATCATTTACTGAGTCGCGCACGCTTAAGAAACATGAAGTAATACACATCGGAAAGAGATCTCACAGATGTGATGTCTGTGGAAAGTCTTTTATTCATTACCGTAATCTGAAGTCCCATGAAATAATCCACACTGGTGAGAGACCACACAAATGTAGTGTTTGCGGAAAGTTATTTACTCAGTCAGGTAATCGCAATAAACATGTGTTAATACACACTAGAAAGGGACCTCACAAATATGGTTCTCGGGGCAAATAA